Proteins encoded within one genomic window of Carassius carassius chromosome 22, fCarCar2.1, whole genome shotgun sequence:
- the LOC132098369 gene encoding urocortin-3-like, whose translation MRLARTLLALALLCSPVSSLCLPTYDPVSNFLCNSEVFSETNDNGQPANSLLDSLNLLYKSAHAFSSEEPRERRTIPASKYRYLSQTQLRSKLYRNSAKSDRRSQVTLSLDVPTNIMNILFNIAKAKNLRAKADDNARLLAQIGKRK comes from the coding sequence ATGCGGCTCGCCAGGACCCTCCTCGCACTGGCACTTCTTTGCTCACCGGTTTCCAGCCTCTGCTTACCGACGTACGACCCCGTGTCCAACTTTCTTTGCAACAGTGAAGTGTTCTCCGAGACAAATGATAACGGACAACCAGCAAATTCCCTGCTGGACAGTCTAAACCTCCTGTACAAATCGGCACACGCGTTTTCCTCCGAGGAGCCGCGCGAGAGGAGGACGATACCCGCGTCCAAATACAGATACTTGAGCCAGACGCAGCTCAGGAGTAAACTGTACCGTAACAGTGCGAAGAGTGACCGACGCAGCCAGGTCACTCTATCCCTCGATGTCCCCACCAACATTATGAACATCCTCTTCAACATTGCCAAAGCCAAGAACCTGCGCGCAAAGGCGGACGACAACGCGCGCTTGCTGGCGCAGATTGGAAAGAGAAAGTGA